The genomic window TTATCATATTTTTAATTATACTATAAGAAATAATTTATCATATAACTAAAAAATCTTTGTAAACAAAAGTCTACAAAGATTTTTTAATTATATATTTAAACATTCTCTTTTTGCTGATATTCTTTCCAGTTACCATTATCAATAAAGATAGCTTCTTCGTTAAAATTTACATCTAATTCTTTATTATATATGTAAGAATAACATAATTCCTTAGTTCCATCTTCATATAAAACTTCTACTAATTCTTTATTATATTCATTATTAGGATTTCCTTTTGAAATAAAACCTTCCATTTCATCTACCGAGTTCATAACCTCATCATAATTTGAAAGTGTCATAACTTCTCCATATACTTCTCCATTACCATCTATAACTGCGGGATATCCTTTATAAGGCATATGATATAAAATGAAGTTATTCATTTTAGCGGGTTTATTTTCAATTACATTTCCTTTTAAATATCTATCATAATTGAAAAATCCCTCTCTTAAACTACCATACACAAATATTTTAATTTCTTTATTTTCTAACAAATAGTTCCACCTACAACCTTTACGTCTTTATCATGTTCAACTGCTGCTTTAATGCATAATTCTAATCCTGAAGTTATATCATCTAATGACATATATGGAGTATTAGGTTTTGAGATTACTTGTGATGAAACATAAGGAACATGAATAAATCCACCCTTTTTATTTGGATACTTTTTATTTATTAAATAAAGCACACCATACATAACATGATTACATACAAAAGTACCTGCTGTATTAGAAAGACTAGCTGGTAATCCTCCATCTGTTACTTCTTTCACCATAGCTTTAACTGGCAAGTTAGAAAAATATGCATTTTCTCCATCTTCAAATATTCTTATATCTAAGGGTTGATTTCCTTCATTATCTTTTATTCTTGCATCGTCTATATTAATTGCAACTCTTTCAGGAGTTATTCCAAATCTGCCTCCTGCTTGACCCACTGAAATAATAATATCTGGATTTTTTTTTATTATAGCTTCTTCAATCTTTTCAAGAGATTTTCTAAATACTGTTGGAATTTCTAATTTTATTATTTCTGCTCCTGATATTATTTCTGGAAGTTTCTTAACAGCCTCCAAAGCTGGATTTATTGGTTCTCCTCCAAAAGGATCAAATCCTGTTATTAATACTTTCATTATTCATCGCTCCTATTCATTTCTTAAATTTTAAAATGCTAAGAAGTACATTAGTGGTATATGTATTAACAATAAAACTATTGCATATATTGACTGTGCTTTTATTACTCCATTATTATCTTCAATATCTAGCAAAACTGCTGGAAGTATATTGAAATTAGCAGCCATTGGTGTTAACAATGTCCCACAAAATCCTGCCGTCATGGCTATTGCTGATGCTAT from Clostridium septicum includes these protein-coding regions:
- the pcp gene encoding pyroglutamyl-peptidase I, coding for MKVLITGFDPFGGEPINPALEAVKKLPEIISGAEIIKLEIPTVFRKSLEKIEEAIIKKNPDIIISVGQAGGRFGITPERVAINIDDARIKDNEGNQPLDIRIFEDGENAYFSNLPVKAMVKEVTDGGLPASLSNTAGTFVCNHVMYGVLYLINKKYPNKKGGFIHVPYVSSQVISKPNTPYMSLDDITSGLELCIKAAVEHDKDVKVVGGTIC
- a CDS encoding gamma-glutamylcyclotransferase family protein; translation: MLENKEIKIFVYGSLREGFFNYDRYLKGNVIENKPAKMNNFILYHMPYKGYPAVIDGNGEVYGEVMTLSNYDEVMNSVDEMEGFISKGNPNNEYNKELVEVLYEDGTKELCYSYIYNKELDVNFNEEAIFIDNGNWKEYQQKENV